TTTCCACTCTGCAAATTCTGGGTCAGCTTCCCCATTGGCTAAGTTGATCTCACTCTCATCTTTTGTGAATCTCATAAGAAACCTGTCAAGTGCCCAAATTCATTGTTAAGCAGAAGCAGAAACTTTTGCATCTCTTATTTCCATCCATTTGGAGAAAAATTACAGATCTATATAAGCAATTAATTTTTCACTGAGAGAGGAAGCCTGATATAACTGAATATACATGGTAAGCAAGCGCAATATCAATTCTATAATTCAGTTGAACCATACaaagaaatttcattttcatgtcCCTTAAGTCCCCGGATGGCTCAAAGCACTTGTGGTTATGCCCCAGGCACAGAGTATACACATCGTCAATAACATGATCATATAAGGAGAAACAGCAGAGTACATGCGATGACAATGACATTAATAAAGATCTGCAATTACAATGAGGAAAAAGTCTCTTAATGTGCTGAGAATGCAACATTACATAGTTGCAAGCTTAAGAAGGCAGGTTTTAGAAGACTTGATAATGTTTTTAATTCATGAAGTGTGTGCATGTGAAGGAAGAAGGACATGCCATTTTTGTGCTTGCCCGTGCCATTCACCTCCCCAGAGACGATTTACTTTGGTCTTCACAGCAGGCGGAAAGTCATATGTCAACCAATTCGGAACCTGTCAATACACACAACCTCAGTCGTAAGCGTGGAAAATTGACTGCTATGAAAATTCAGCTGCTCAGCATAGTTATGAAGCATGCAGCATATTTTGACTATAATTTAGAAGTTTTGAACTCCATCCAAGCCATTACTTCATGATACACTGGAGTTTTACAAATTCAGTATTTTTACAGTGGTGATTATGGGGTTTTTGCCAGATTTCCAAACTAACCTCAGCAATAATTTCTGCAGATTCTATACCAGTCTCTTCTCGTAGTTCCCTAATAGCTGCATTTTTAGGTTCTTCACCATCTTCAATACCCCCCTGAGATTGAGGATccaaaaattaatacaaaagTGAAGCTTAACCGAATGAATTGGACAAAACAGCAGAAATCcagaaaaaacagagaaagttCAACCTTTACAATGATTGAAGGAAAATTTAGACCTTGAAGAGAATCCGATACTAGTATAAGGAAAATTTGTACAGAGATTTTGGGCAAAACACTTAACCATGTGGAATGGATTTCTATCATTTAGCCATAAAAACACTAAGTCCATCCACATCCACTATGGATGTTTCGCAAATGCGAGGAAGCAACGAGTGTTCAGATTGCACATCTCTGATTCTACATCAGTAACTATTTGAACAGAATTTATCAACAAATAAtggtttaaattaaacaagccATTAATCTTCACATAGTCGACAACAATTAGCCATATCCCCAGGTGATTAAAGCAATCTCTTATTTGGTAGCAATTAATAACAGCTTTTAAAAGtggttgaaaacaaaaaaaaagcatcTAGTGCGGTACTACCTGAGGCATCTGCCATGCTCCCGGAACATTCAATCTTGATCCAACGAAAACCTGCAATAAAACCCAGACAGTTGCAATACAATTTCTTCCCGCAAATATGTACACTTTTTCAAGGAAAAGGGTCTTAAATTGGACTCTGTTATTAACAAAACCGATTTGAATTTACTGGGTTTTGTCAGAGAGTTAGCATAATCTTAGTGACGGCAACAAAATTGGATCAGAATCCAAATCCATAATTAACGAGACCCTACCAAATACAGAAAGATGACGAAGCAAAGAAGAGAACAagtgggtttttttatatgatAAATTTAGAGGAGAGATGGATGGAGTAGATGGAGGGTGAACGTGAATACCAGATTATCAGAGTTAATGAGGCAAACGCCAACGTTGGGTCGGTAACCAGAGGGCAGATCCTCCATTGCTCAATTTGCTccacttctttcttctctgctGCTGAGACTTTGAGACCCAGAAAACTCTCTCCTTGGATCGATGACTCTCTCAGAAAATCAcaacacaataataataagtaTAAAACTAAGAAATAAAGTGGGCTTTGTGGGAATTGGTGACGCTGACCATGACAAAAGGGTGACTCAGAGCATAGAGTTTCCCACTCTTATCCTGCGCACCCTTCCACCCAGGTTTCCTTCCATTCCAATCAATCAAGTGACACTCTTCCTTCCAGGTAGGCGCCACGGTATGCTGCGGCTGTCCTCACATTTCTTGTCATGAGCGCCCTTCTAGGATGTGTCATACTTAGACACGTGTCTTTGTCAATGCTTGTGTAAGATTGacccaaagaaaatttcaaggATTTCATGATAACGAAGCTCGTGGGTGTTTTGTTTAACATCGGGCTAGATACTTaagtttataaatttttatgaatatgGTCAACCTCCCAAGATTTCAAACAAGTTGACAACAGATTTAATAGAGATTTAGTCCAAcctaaaaatagaaaagtagaaagaaaaatgaaagaaagagcCAAGTAGAGTTTATGGTAAGTATATGAGGGCGCCCACGGAGTAGCACGGCCTTTGGAGGAGGGAGAAACGGGCGCCTGATCAGAATGTGATGGTGACGTACAGCTTAAGTCAATGGGCGAACATGCGGATACAAAAGAGCATTGCTAAAAGACAAAGCCAACAAAACGTAGTGGGCGGGGGAGGGGCGTTGACTTTCAGTGGCTCAGAGTCAGGAAGtgcatctttctttttaaatatttatcatcattattttttaaattattattttattaccaACCAAGCTGTAGTCGCCAATCTACACGAAAGCCACTGCACAGAGCTCCGCGTCTCCTCCAACGAACAGTTTTCCACTTTAAATGGTGTGActgatattaatttattatttaaaccaaaaaaaaaaaatcattgtattaaaatataatctttttaaattttacatttctcacaaaaacaaaataaaacatgaaaCCCTTATCAAATTTATTTACCGAATAATGTGTTAGTATTTTTTCTATACAAATAGTGAGGATGTagtactattttttatttatttaaaataaggtAATTGTGAGTATAATAAGTATAACGATAATAGCCGAAAAAGAACGAACGGTCCTATTCTACATTATATTAAATGGGAGCTACC
The window above is part of the Prunus dulcis chromosome 1, ALMONDv2, whole genome shotgun sequence genome. Proteins encoded here:
- the LOC117616753 gene encoding nudix hydrolase 25 isoform X1; its protein translation is MEDLPSGYRPNVGVCLINSDNLVFVGSRLNVPGAWQMPQGGIEDGEEPKNAAIRELREETGIESAEIIAEVPNWLTYDFPPAVKTKVNRLWGGEWHGQAQKWFLMRFTKDESEINLANGEADPEFAEWKWAIPEEVIEQAVDYKRPTYEEVFRTFQSYFDGSALSTKCKSTKW
- the LOC117616753 gene encoding nudix hydrolase 25 isoform X2 codes for the protein MEDLPSGYRPNVGVCLINSDNLGGIEDGEEPKNAAIRELREETGIESAEIIAEVPNWLTYDFPPAVKTKVNRLWGGEWHGQAQKWFLMRFTKDESEINLANGEADPEFAEWKWAIPEEVIEQAVDYKRPTYEEVFRTFQSYFDGSALSTKCKSTKW